The DNA window ACCGTTCGGGCGCAGATCGCGCACCTCCAGACCCTCGAAGCGCAGTTGCAGGCCAAGGTAATGTGGGCGGAGGAACACCCCGACCCGACTTGCGATTCTGTGGGCTGCATCTACCTGGAGGACACGCCCAGGGCTTGACTCTCCCCCCAGCGGGAGACTCTAGCGTCCGGGCATGACCACTCCTGATTGCTGCGCTCCGACCACGCCGGTCGCGGTGACCACCTGTCCCGTCTGTGGCACCACGGGCAGGACGGTTCAACTCGTCACCCTCAAGGCCCTGCTGACCCCAGCCGCGCTCGCCACCCTCGATCCCGGGGAGGCGCACCGCTTCTGCGCTGACGCCGCCTGCGACGTGGTGTACTTCAGCGCCTCCCGGACCTACCGGCAGGCGGAGGTGAAGGTGCCGGTCTTCCAGAAGGACGGGCGCGGCAGCACGCCCGCCTGTTACTGCTTCGGCCACACCCGCGCCGACCTGGAACAGGCCACCCGGGAGGGAGGGGCCGGGGCCATCCCCCAGGCCATCCAGACCCATATCCGGGCCGGGCGCTGCGGGTGCGAGGTCAACAACCCCCAGGGAAGCTGCTGCCTGGGGAACGTGAACCGCACCCTGGCCGCCCTCCAGACTCCCGCTGAGACAGGGCGTGCCGGATGCTGCTGAGGAAGCCGGTGGGCAACTTACGCGCGTACCTGCTGCTCGGCAGCGCCTTGCTGCTGTGTCCCTGTCATCTGCCTGTCCTCCTTGCCCTGGTGGCCGGTGGCCTGGGCGGCAATGTCCTTGCGGGGTTCCTGGGCCGGAACATGCCGCTCGTTCTGGCCCTCGCCACCGGGTACTCCGTGTTCGCCCTGTGGGTCGGCCAGCGCCTCAGGAGGCGCCAGGCCAGCGCTGCTACTCCCGGGGCTGGGAGGCACGAGAACTGCTGCTAGTACAGCGTTTTTGAATTTGTCATAGTGAGGTATGAGCCGTCCTCTTCGCTATCCAGTGACTTTGAGTGCTGAGCAAGAACAGACTCTGCACGGCATGACCATGAAGGGCAGTGGCAAGGCGCGGGTCATGACCCGCGCCCGGATTCTGCTGCTGGCCCATCGACAGGTCACGGACTCGGCCATCAAGGACGCCCTCGGTATCAGCGTCCAGATGGTGCAAGCGACCCGAAAACGCTTTGCCCTGGGGGGACTGGACGCGGCGCTGTTCGATGCGCCGCATACGGGGCGACCCGCGAAGTTCGACGGCAAAGACCGGGCGGCCATCACCGCGCTGGCGTGCAGTGAGGCGCCCGAAGGTCACGCACAATGGAGTATTCGCTTGCTGGCAGAGAAGGCTGTAGAGCTGAACTTGGTCGACCACATCGCTCCGTCGACGGTGTTCTACATTCTGAAAAAAACGCGGTCCAGCCGCACCGCAAAAGGCAGTGGTGCATCGCGCACCTGACGGCGAATTTCCTCTGCGAGATGGAACGCGTTCTGGACGTGTACTCTCGGCCCTACGACGACCGTTTTCCCGTGTTGTGCTTCGATGAGCAACCCTGCTTCCTGATCGGTGACGTCATGGCCCCGGTTCCATCGGAACCGGGGCGAGTCGCCAAACAAGACTACGAATACCAGCGCTTTGGGAGCGCGGCTGTGTTGCTGGCCGTCGAGCCGAAAACAGGCCGACGGTTTGTCCAGGTCTGTGCCCGACGGACCGCCGAGGAGTACACCGCCTTCATGCAGAACCTGGAACGGGCCTATCCAGCAGCCGTCCAGATCACCCTGGTTCAGGACCACCTCAATACGCATCACGGCGGCAGTTTCTACAAGTTCATGTCGCCACAGGCGGCCCACCGGTTGGTGGGCCGCTTCGAGTGGGTCTACACGCCCAAACATGCCTCGTGGCTGAACATGGCAGAACTGGAATTCAGTGCCCTTCAGCGGCAGTGCTTGAACCGGCGTATTCCAGTGCTGGAACGGCTTCGGTCGGAAGTCGAGGCTTGGGTGGCAGCGCGTTCACGCGCGGGCGTCACCCTCAACTGGCAG is part of the Deinococcus terrestris genome and encodes:
- a CDS encoding IS630 family transposase, with the translated sequence MEYSLAGREGCRAELGRPHRSVDGVLHSEKNAVQPHRKRQWCIAHLTANFLCEMERVLDVYSRPYDDRFPVLCFDEQPCFLIGDVMAPVPSEPGRVAKQDYEYQRFGSAAVLLAVEPKTGRRFVQVCARRTAEEYTAFMQNLERAYPAAVQITLVQDHLNTHHGGSFYKFMSPQAAHRLVGRFEWVYTPKHASWLNMAELEFSALQRQCLNRRIPVLERLRSEVEAWVAARSRAGVTLNWQFSTQVARRTLGRHYEAIRIK
- a CDS encoding putative iron-sulfur cluster-binding metallochaperone; protein product: MTTPDCCAPTTPVAVTTCPVCGTTGRTVQLVTLKALLTPAALATLDPGEAHRFCADAACDVVYFSASRTYRQAEVKVPVFQKDGRGSTPACYCFGHTRADLEQATREGGAGAIPQAIQTHIRAGRCGCEVNNPQGSCCLGNVNRTLAALQTPAETGRAGCC